The genomic DNA ACTACTGCTTATTCTCAATCAGAAGGAGACTCCTTTTGTGTACACACCTTTTTGAGAAGCCACAGCATCCAGCCGACTCTTTAACGTCTGTTTCCAGTTCAAGGCCGGTGTCGCAACCTCAGCAACCGCCATACTGTCTCCATCACAACAGTCCTCCATCACACCATTGATGGTTCGCTCTcacccctgaccccactccccagccAACCAGCGTGCTTCGGCGGCCTGTTGTCGTCATCGGGAGGCGGGGTGGAGGGGGTGACGGTTGGTGGCCGGGCGCGCGGACTGATGGTTGATGATTGGGGTGTCGTTTGCAAGCCTTTATCAGTGTGATAAATGTTGAGAACAATAATTCCCGAAGCATTAGGAACTGGAATAGTATTATTGTTGAGTAGCATAGTTTTACCTTAAGTTATGTCCAGCGAAGGTATGGCGCCGAGCTGACGTTTTATCAGAGTCTGAGGCTAAGTAGACGACCTCTTCCTTTCTTCCCTGCTTATCATGTTGGTTCGATCTTTCCGGAGTTTGGGCCCCCGTTTGCAACGTGTACTCGGGTCTATGGTTACATACCAAGGTGCATCGAAGCTTTTACCATGTTACATTGCCCCACAGTTTTGCACCTCGGCAACGTTTTTACTGTTAGCTGAGTACAAACAGAATCATGGAGACAAGAGGAAAACATCAAACGCTCAACACGAAAGAACTGCTCTCAGGGGTGACACCGGCTCTTCATTTTCTTTATTTACAGCTGGGGCAGCCAGAAAAAGAGCAGAGTTCGCAAAAAGCAAAATGAGCAACAAGTTGGCTGATGCTTCAAAAGTAGTAAAAATTGCAAAACCTCCAGTTCCAATAAAGCCTTTAAGTATAGATGAATGGAAGAAGTTGAAAGCAGAATCGTACAATAAAACTCGTTTTGAAATAAGCATGATGGAAAAACTACTGTCTACTCGTGCTGATGTTGATGTAGCTAAATCACTTTTAGTTTTTGTGACAATGGAAACTGGTACTGTTGCGTATGAACTCCTTCTGAAGTACTTGGCATTATGTGTCCAAGAGAAGCGTCTGAGTGAGGTGCTTGATTTATATGTCATTATGAAAACCAGATTCAAAGTATTGGACGTTGGCGCTTACAGCCTCTTCATCAGTGGTTTTAGCAAGACGGATCATTGGAGAAAGGCTGTGATGTTTTTAGATTCAATCAAAAAAATGATTAACCCATCACCAAGGAATTATGGAGATATAATTATTTCTGCACTCCAACATAAAGAAATAGAAACTGCTTGGAGGCTGTTTAAAGAGATGGAAGGCAACAACTTAAAACCAAATGAAGATACATTAAAAGCATTCTTTGATTGTGGCAAGTCATTTTATGATGATCAATATGAAAGTAAGATGATGCATATCCTTTCCTACCTGAGAGACAATCAGATTTATCCTGGGGAACATTTAATGCACAGTATCCAGTCATGGTTTGAAAGGTAAATATTTAGTTACTATGCCTTTTTGAAAAGTTGAATTGAAGTTCATAGGAAatttacgcgcctggaggtggtcagtggtttgtgaagcagcgcctggagtggctataaaggccaattctagagtgacaggcttttccacaggtgctgcagagaaatttgtttgtcggggctgttgcacagttggctctccccttgcgcctctgtcttttttcctgccaactactaagtctcttagactcaccacattttagccccgtgtttatggctgcccgccagctctggcgaacgctggcatctgactcccacgacttgtgatcagtgtcacaggatttcatgtcgcgtttgcagacgtctttatggcggagacatggacggccggtgggtctgataccagtggcgagctcactgtacaatgtgtctttggggatcctgctaccTTCCATGCggcttagtagtgtgtataagctggggatgttggccgcctcgaggacttctgtgttggagatacggtcctgccacctgatgccaagtattctccggaggcagcgaagatggaatgaattgagacgtcgctcttggctgacgtacgttgtccaggcctcgctgccattgagcaaggtactgaggacacaggcctgatagacttggacttttgtgttccgtgtcagtgcgccattttcccacactctcttggccagtctggacatagcagtggaagcctttcccatgcgcttgttgatttctgcatctagagacaggttactggtgatagttgagcctaggtaggtgaactcttgaaccactttcagagcgtggtcgccaatattgatggatggagcatttctgacatcctgccccatgatgtttgttttcttgaggctgatggttaggccaaattcattgcaggcagccgcaaacctgtcgatgagactctgcaggcactcttcagtgtgagatgttaaagcagcatcgtcagcaaagaggagttccctgatgaggaccttccgaactttggacttcgctcttagacgggcaaggatgaacaacctgccctctcccctgattttgtgtggaggaaaattccttcttcagaagacttgaacgcatgtgaaagcagcagggagaagaaaatcccaaaaagtgtgggtgcgagaacacagccctgtttcacgccactcaggataggaaagggctctgaggaggagccaccatgttgaattgtgcctttcatattgtcatggaatgaggtgatgatacttagtagctttggtgggcatccaatcttttctagtagtctgaagagaccacgtctgctgacgaggtcaaagtctttggtgagatcaatgaaagcaatgtagaggggcatctgttgttcacggcatttctcctgtatctgacgaagggagaacagcatgtcaacggtcgatctctctgcacgaaagccacactgtgcctcagggtagacgcgctcggccagcttctggagcctgttcagagcgactcgagcaaagactttccccactatgctgagcagggagattccatggtagttgttgcagtcaccgcggtcacctttgtttttatagagggtgatgatattggcatcgcgcatgtcctggggtactgctccctcgtcccagcacaggcaaagcagttcatgtagtgctgagagtatagcaggcttggcactcttgattatttcaggggtaatgctgtccttcccaggggcttttccactggctagagaatcaatggcatcactgagttctgatttggttggctgtaacaTACAGTGCTATAGATTAGATGCTATTTTCTGTGTGGAAATGTGATGTCAGGCCACCAATAGTTTTGGTTGTTAGATTGCACTTGGTGAGTTTTGAGAGCCAGCATGCAGTCATTACTAATTTATGGGATTCCTTCTTTGATCCATTTCATATCATTTGCCTGGATTTTATTACTTAAACTTGATCTTTGCTATTACTTTAACAATCAGTTCAAGAGGAATATCGTGTCCTTTAATTACTACTGTTGGCTGTTTGTAAGGAGAGACACCAGTTGGTGTATCCTTCAGTTTATCAACCCATGTTAAAATTTGACCTTGCTTTGGTCAAGGTAGGATTGTAATTATATGCTGCACTAAGAAATTGTTCTAATTTGTTTGTTTGCTGAACTGTTGAGGTAGTGTTTTTTGTGGGATGTTTGGAACTTTACCAATTCACTTCTACTAGTTCATCATAAAACATCAAAATAATGTTTATGGTATTTCACCCAGCATGTTAATCAAAAGATGTGGAATGAAATAGGCTCCATTTAACAATTGGTATCTATTCATTATTATGTTGTTGAGATTGGGAACTCGCTGTATCTGGAACTTTGAATTCTTATGTGTTTTTATATTGATCAGCACAAAATTACAATTAAAATTCTTGCAATGTGTCTTTATTTGGTTAGTCACAAAGTGCAAGATGTGGGCACCTATGATTCCTGATACTGAAGTCGCAGTTTCAGCTACATTGTAAGTGGGCATATCACCTTAGCACTGCTGTTGTGATGAGCCACTGTGGCATTTAAGAGAATGTTAAAACAGTGTGAACAAAACTTCTTTACAATGGCTGCTTTTAATCAATTTAAATATGATTTTCATTTTTTTTGTATTGCTGTTTTACTTATTTACATTTTAATTTCAGCATTCCAAGCAACAGATGGGAAGGACATATAACAACTATATTACACAGGTAGTATGTTTTTGTGATTTGAAAGTATTCAAACTATCCCTTTAGCTTCTCAGATGTTTCATTTAATTCTCTAAAGCTGTGTGGGATGTtatcatcgctggcaaggccagcatttgttgcccatccctaattgcccttgagaaggtggtggtgagcaaaaGGAACAATTAAAAGAAAACTACAATGCTTCTGTACTCTGTAACACCTCAGCTTTTATTCCTGATCTGTTgccagttagctgatctcaactgggTTTGTAGAGGTAATTCGGTGGGCCTCAGTGCCTGAGCTAGAGAATGGAAATCAGCTggatacttgccctagagggagtgcaatgaaggttcactagacaggttcctgggatgaggggattgtttgATGAGAGATTGACTGACTAGGCCTATAttgcttggagtttagaagaatggaaggTAATCTAatcgaaacataaaattcttaaggggcttgacagagtagatgctaagaaaatgtttcccctggcttgggaatctagaacatgggatcaCAGCCTTTAaataaggagttggccatttaggactgaaatgaagaaaaacttcttcactcaaagggttactaCTTTTGAAAAGTAAGAACCTTTATCTTGATAGTATTTAGCCATTTGTTTTCCCTTCACCATCCTCTCATGAAAGCTACCTTATTGGAAAGTGTAGCTGTCTAGATGGGTGAAGACAGAATTTGCTTGTCTGATTTTTTTCCGCTAgagttgaataacctgccaccacTAACTGTCTAGGTTTATACATGAGGAATGGGAAGCCTGGGGGAGATACCAAAAGGTGACCAGTGTCCACAATTATGGCCCAACATGAGTCATTGCTTTCAAGTGAGGACAGCGAAAAGAAAACAATTGTCTAAATACTCCACTTAACCTTTTACCTTGACAGAATttcttacttaaaaaaaaaatcagtgttcaCATCGGTACATAGAAATAAAAATCATTTTAAAGTAGATAGACTACAAAGTATAACACGTAATTTAGTTTTGAagctctgagactgagagagaaggtaagaagatgagaaataggagcaagaataggccatttggcccaaagagCCTGCtttgccgttcaataagatcatagttgatcttctacctcaattacaTCTTCCAGCACTATCCTCCTATCCCTTAAATCCCTTCGTACCCAAagatctattgacctctgtcttgaacgtAATCAACGACAGAGCATCTACAgctttctatggtagagaattccaaaggttgacaagcctctgagtgaagacatttctcctcatctgattcctaaatggccaaccccttattctgagactatgacccatATTCTGGATTCCCTAGCCAAGGGGAATAttttcttagcatctaccctgccaagctccttaagaattttacatgtttcaattaactcacttctcattcttctaaactctagggaatatcggCCTAgtctactcgatctctcctcataaaacaattccctcatcccaggaaccagtctagtgaaccttcattgcacattCTCTAGAGCAACTATGCCCCTTCATgggtaaggcgaccaaaactgcgcACTGTACTCcacatgtggcctcaccaatgccctgcataattgtagtaagacttcttgactcttatactccaatctctttgtaaCGAAAgcgaacataccatttaccttcctaattgcttgctatacctgcatcttggctttctgtgattcatgtacaaggacaaccaggtccctctgcatatatTTCCTAGTCTCTCAACCATccaaatattttgcttttttatttttccttcaaaagtggataacttcacacttattccactggccatcttcttgcccactcatccaacctgtctatatccctctgcagcccctttgtgtcctcctcactgctttctttcccatctaactttgtgtcgtcagcaaacttggatatattacattcagtccctcatctaagtcattagtatagattgtaaGAGGAGTTGTATAAAAACAAATCTTGTTTAAACCTTCATTATTTAAATTTCCAAGTTAGGATTATTTAAAATACTTAACAGGATAGAAAAAATAAATCCAGGCAGTTTTAAGCTGTGAAGagtacacagagtctgcaaagggatatagataggtgaagtgattGGCCatcaagttggcagatggagtacaatgttagGGAAATGTTAGGTTATTTACTTTGacaagaagaatagaaaaacagaatatttttcaaatggtgagaaacaatTAAATGATGGTGTTCAGAAGGATTTAGTTGTCTTTGTgaatgaaacacagaaagttaacatgcaactaCATCAAGCATTTAGGAAATgtgtgttggtctttattgcaaggggattggagtacacgagtaggaaagtcttgctgcagttgttctgGGCTTTGGTGGGAtcacacctggggtactgtgtactgttttggtccctGTGTACTGAAAGAAGGAACATGCTTGCCTCGAGAggttgcaacgaagattcactagattgattcctgggatgaaaaggttgtcctatgaggaaagattgagaaggatgagaggtgatctcattaaagcatTCAAGATTCTGAGAGGACTTGATAGACTAGATGCCGAAAGATTGTTTCCCCCGGCTGTAGAGTCTTGAGCtaggttattttattcattcatgagatgtgggtgttgcaggcaaggccagcatttcttactcaaccctaattgcccttgagaacgtggaagTACGCTgctaccttgaaccactgcagtctgtcatgaaggtactcctacagtgctgttcgTTCAGGAGTTCCAAGGTTTTCACCCAGCGActatgaaagaatggcaatatatttccaagttaggattgtTGATTGAATATTATTTGTGTAGGAAGGTGGTGGGCACAAACTGGAGATTCACTTGTGCCCTTATAAATACACACAGACTACATCattgcttaaataaaagcaaaatactgcggatgctggaaatctgaaataataacaagaaatgctggaaccactcagcaggtctggcagcatctgtagaaagagaagcagagttaacgtttcaggtcagtgacccttcttcagaactagcaaatattagaaatgtcaaaggttataagcaagtgagcccagGCAGGCGGGGGGGTGCGGCAagagatataacaaaggagaaggtgtagattggacaaggccacatagctgaccaagaggttatggagcaaaggcaagcaatatgttaattgtgtgttgaaagacaaagcattagtacagatagggtgttaacgaactgaagattgaacagcagcaagtacaaacgtgaaaaaaaacaggggtaaacaaactgaacaaactacaatgaaatgaaataaacaaaagaaaaaaaatgtaaaaaagaaaaaaataactaaaaataaaagtaaaatggggggcccgtcatgctctgaaattattgaactcaatgttcagtccggcaggctgtagtgtgcctaatcagaaaatgagatgctgttcctcgagcttgcgttgatgttcactggaacactgcagcaagcccaggacagagatgtgagcatgagagcaggggggagtgttgaaatggcaagcaactggaagctcagggtcctgcttgcggactgagcggaggtgttcagcaatgcggtcacccagtctgcgtttggtctccccaatgtagaggagaccacattgtgagcagcgaatacaatatactacattgaaagaagtacaagtaaatcgctgcttcacctgaaaggagtgtttggggcttgggatagtgaggagagaggaggtaaatgggcagatattacacgtcctgcgattgcaggggaaggtgccatgggacgggtacgaagtggtgggggtaatggaggagtggatcagggtgtcgcagagggaacgatcccttcggaatgctgacagggggaagggaggggaagatgcgtttggtagtggcatcacactggaggtggcggaaatggcggagggtgatcctttggatatgaaggctgatggggtggaaagtgaggacaaggggaaccctgtgacggttctgggagggaggggaaggggtgagggtagaggtgcgggaaatgggccggacacggttgagggccctgtcaacaacagtgggggggaatcctcgttgaggaaaaaggtcatatcagaagcactgtcatggaaggtggcatcatcagatcagagccattaacatattgtttgcctttgctccatgaactcttggtcagctatgtgaccttgtccaatctacaccttctcctttgttatctcttgccccctccccccaccccacccccggctcacttgcttataacctttgacatttctaatatttgctagttccgaagaatgctgccagacctgctgagtggttccagcatttcttgttcttattatcTACATCATTGCTTGTTGGCTTAGGAGGTGCTTTCTTGTAATctgtgtaaataaatgcttataaaagtgtgtgaaGATTTGCTCCAGTTATATCCTTCATCACCTGGCTTTCTGGTATATAACAAGGAAGGTATGTGATTTGGAAGGGAACtcacaggtgatggtgttcccacatgcctgctgtccttgtccttctaggtggtagaggtcttgcgTTTGGGAGGTGCTATTGAAGAAGTCTTGCAAGTTGCTGCagcccatcttgtagatggtacacgctgtagCCATGTTGTGCCagtggtggacagagtgaatgttgaaggtggtggatggggtcccaatcaaacgggttgctttgacctggatggtgttgaccttcttgagtgttgttggagctgcactcatccacccaagtggagcgtattccatcacattcctgacttgtgtcttgtagatggtggacaagctttggggatttAGAAAGTGTGTCAAAtcatcacagaatacccagcctctgacctgctcacatGATCACTGGTTCAGttgagtttttggtcaatggtaagccccaggatgttgatggaggattcagcaatggtaatgccattgaatcttaAGGAAAGATGGGTAgactttctttcttgttggagagggCCTTTGCCTGGCActctggtgcgaatgttacttgccacttatcagcccaagcctggatattgtccaggacctgCTGTATGTCAACAAGGACTGCTTAGCTTTCTGAggggttgcaaatggaactgaacactacatAATCATCAGTAAACaaccccactgctgaccttatgatgaagggaaggtcattactgaagcagctgaagagggcataggacactgccctgaggaacttctgggGCTGAGTAgattggcctccaagaaccacCATCGGATTCTTTTATACTTGAtaggactccagccagtggagagctttcccccgtttcccattaacttcaattttactaaggctccttgatgccacactcggtcaaatgctaccttgatgttgagggcagtcgctgtcacctctggaattcagctctattgtccatgtttggacaacggATGTAATATGGTCTGGAGCTGAGTGTTCTTGGCGAAACCCAAGCTGAGCATTAGTAAGCGGGTTATTGG from Heterodontus francisci isolate sHetFra1 chromosome 9, sHetFra1.hap1, whole genome shotgun sequence includes the following:
- the prorp gene encoding mitochondrial ribonuclease P catalytic subunit; this translates as MLVRSFRSLGPRLQRVLGSMVTYQGASKLLPCYIAPQFCTSATFLLLAEYKQNHGDKRKTSNAQHERTALRGDTGSSFSLFTAGAARKRAEFAKSKMSNKLADASKVVKIAKPPVPIKPLSIDEWKKLKAESYNKTRFEISMMEKLLSTRADVDVAKSLLVFVTMETGTVAYELLLKYLALCVQEKRLSEVLDLYVIMKTRFKVLDVGAYSLFISGFSKTDHWRKAVMFLDSIKKMINPSPRNYGDIIISALQHKEIETAWRLFKEMEGNNLKPNEDTLKAFFDCGKSFYDDQYESKMMHILSYLRDNQIYPGEHLMHSIQSWFESIPSNRWEGHITTILHSGECHVCNTLLESIQLNEEEYNVLRECVMNDVIQGTDIFKKTTPQELQHFQTFVKSRLPFDVVIDGLNVANIAAKGNQSRILLEVVSHLAQQNLRVLVLGRKHMLRGTRSWDKGHMTALQTYADCFFTANISEDDPFLLYATIHSGNHCKFLSRDLMRDHKACLSDKNTRRLFFKWQRGHQLVLARYNPGHKMKFEIIPKYDTIVQTTSNTWHIPYDEEGVKRCSYEVPRKWLCLQKHN